In a genomic window of Streptomyces roseoviridis:
- a CDS encoding response regulator transcription factor gives MIRVVLADDQTLVRAGFRSILADEDDIEVVGEAADGERAVALARELRPDVVLMDVRMPVLDGLEATRRITGDARLDGVRVVILTTFDVDDYVYGALRAGASGFLVKDTEPMELLHGIRVVARGDALIAPAVTRRLIAEFAGRAVRRPDPSPRLNALTEREREVMGLVGAGLSNDEIAQRLVLSPATAKTHVSRIMTKLDVRDRAQLVILAYESGMITPGWLA, from the coding sequence ATGATCCGTGTCGTGCTCGCCGACGATCAGACCCTGGTCCGGGCCGGTTTCCGCTCGATCCTGGCCGACGAGGACGACATCGAGGTGGTCGGCGAGGCGGCCGACGGGGAGCGGGCGGTGGCGCTCGCCCGCGAGCTGCGGCCGGACGTCGTCCTGATGGACGTACGGATGCCGGTCCTCGACGGCCTGGAGGCGACCCGCCGCATCACTGGGGACGCCCGCCTCGACGGCGTGCGGGTGGTCATCCTCACCACCTTCGACGTCGACGACTACGTCTACGGGGCGCTGCGCGCCGGCGCGAGCGGCTTCCTGGTGAAGGACACCGAACCGATGGAGCTGCTGCACGGCATCCGGGTCGTGGCGCGCGGCGACGCGCTGATCGCCCCGGCGGTGACCCGGCGGCTGATCGCCGAGTTCGCCGGCCGGGCCGTCCGGCGGCCGGATCCGAGCCCACGGCTCAACGCGCTCACCGAGCGCGAGCGGGAGGTGATGGGCCTGGTGGGGGCGGGGCTGTCCAACGACGAGATCGCCCAGCGGCTGGTGCTGTCGCCGGCCACGGCCAAGACCCACGTCAGCCGGATCATGACCAAGCTGGACGTGCGGGACCGGGCGCAGTTGGTGATCCTCGCGTACGAGTCGGGGATGATCACTCCGGGCTGGCTGGCCTGA
- a CDS encoding cytochrome ubiquinol oxidase subunit I: protein MNPDVLDLARLQFALTAGGHFLFVALTLGLATVVAVLQTRATLSGSPLDARQVRFWGQLYVINYAVGIVTGIVMEFQFGMSWSGLTHYAGNVFGASLAVETIVAFFVESTFLGLWIFGWNRLNRWAHLAAIWIVTFTAYLSAYWILVSNGFLNHPVGHRTEGGKLVLDDPVAVLTNPSALSAFGHIVAGALLTAGFFVAGVSAYHLFRRTPEWEFFGRGLRTGVFLSFPALMVTAVFGGIQFASLRTFQPMKSAVFSQKTAEIAQIQADMVARFGPGDYVPSIGWTRGAGLVMLICFALMMYFSFAGVILACFKKAVFRFRLWHLALMAAVPLPYLAMISGWVFREAGRQPWVVYGLLKTEDAVSALSPGTMRLSLAVFTTLFVLLAVLNAWLLARHARRGPVDAGLGHDDRTADADAPDPAAALPVPRY, encoded by the coding sequence GTGAATCCCGACGTCCTCGATCTCGCGCGGCTGCAGTTCGCCCTCACGGCGGGCGGCCACTTCCTCTTCGTCGCCCTCACGCTGGGGCTCGCGACCGTCGTCGCGGTGCTCCAGACCCGGGCGACCCTCTCCGGCTCACCGCTGGACGCCCGCCAGGTGCGGTTCTGGGGCCAGTTGTACGTGATCAACTACGCGGTCGGGATCGTCACCGGCATCGTGATGGAGTTCCAGTTCGGCATGAGCTGGAGCGGCCTCACCCACTACGCGGGGAACGTCTTCGGCGCCTCGCTCGCGGTCGAGACGATCGTGGCCTTCTTCGTCGAGTCGACGTTCCTCGGGCTGTGGATCTTCGGCTGGAACCGGCTGAACCGCTGGGCGCACCTGGCGGCGATCTGGATCGTCACCTTCACGGCCTACCTCTCGGCCTACTGGATCCTGGTCTCCAACGGCTTCCTCAACCACCCCGTGGGGCATCGCACCGAGGGCGGGAAGCTGGTCCTCGACGACCCGGTGGCCGTGCTCACCAACCCCTCGGCCCTGTCGGCCTTCGGGCACATCGTGGCCGGGGCCCTGCTCACGGCGGGGTTCTTCGTCGCGGGGGTGAGCGCCTACCACCTCTTCCGGCGCACGCCCGAGTGGGAGTTCTTCGGGCGCGGTCTGCGGACGGGCGTGTTCCTGTCCTTTCCCGCGCTGATGGTGACGGCGGTCTTCGGCGGGATCCAGTTCGCGAGTCTGCGCACCTTCCAGCCCATGAAGTCGGCCGTGTTCAGTCAGAAGACCGCCGAGATCGCTCAGATCCAGGCGGACATGGTCGCCCGGTTCGGTCCGGGGGACTACGTGCCCTCGATCGGCTGGACGCGCGGGGCGGGTCTGGTCATGCTCATCTGTTTCGCCCTGATGATGTACTTCAGCTTCGCCGGGGTGATCCTCGCCTGTTTCAAGAAGGCCGTCTTCCGCTTCCGGCTCTGGCACCTCGCTCTGATGGCGGCGGTCCCGCTGCCGTACCTGGCGATGATCAGCGGCTGGGTCTTCCGGGAGGCCGGCCGCCAGCCGTGGGTGGTCTACGGGCTGCTGAAGACCGAGGACGCGGTCTCCGCCCTCTCCCCCGGCACCATGCGGCTCTCGCTCGCCGTCTTCACCACCCTCTTCGTTCTCCTCGCCGTGCTCAACGCCTGGCTGCTCGCGCGGCACGCCCGCCGGGGGCCGGTCGACGCCGGACTCGGCCACGACGACCGGACCGCGGACGCGGACGCGCCCGATCCGGCCGCCGCCCTCCCCGTCCCCCGCTACTGA
- a CDS encoding cytochrome d ubiquinol oxidase subunit II has protein sequence MDTLALALLAFFATGWFVLAGADIGTGMLTPYLGRTDRERRLVLASFAPFFLGNEVWLIATAGVLAGCFPELEGTLLTGQLPVLLPLLTGWIVRDVGLWTRGRGPGPRWRALCDGAVTTGSWTLALATGWLLAALLTGRPYEPATGPTAVLTALAVAALFAAHGLGFATLRLTGLPYERARRLVGRARRPWHSFALTAVLLGGLPLAGGAALAPGSHTADPGTLGLLVPALLVVTVPLVGVQAWIWHTFRHRVTGPSYL, from the coding sequence GTGGACACCCTCGCCCTCGCCCTGCTGGCCTTCTTCGCCACCGGCTGGTTCGTCCTCGCCGGCGCGGACATCGGCACCGGCATGCTCACCCCGTACCTCGGCCGCACCGACCGCGAACGGCGGCTCGTCCTCGCCTCCTTCGCGCCGTTCTTCCTGGGCAACGAGGTCTGGCTGATCGCCACCGCCGGCGTGCTCGCCGGCTGTTTCCCGGAGCTGGAAGGCACCCTGCTGACCGGCCAGCTCCCGGTCCTCCTCCCGCTCCTCACCGGCTGGATCGTGCGCGACGTCGGGCTGTGGACGCGCGGACGGGGGCCGGGGCCGCGCTGGCGCGCGCTCTGCGACGGCGCCGTGACGACCGGCAGCTGGACCCTGGCCCTGGCGACGGGCTGGCTGCTCGCGGCCCTCCTCACCGGACGACCGTACGAACCGGCCACCGGGCCCACCGCCGTCCTCACCGCGCTCGCGGTGGCCGCGCTCTTCGCCGCGCACGGCCTCGGCTTCGCCACCCTGCGCCTGACGGGGCTGCCGTACGAGCGCGCCCGCCGGCTCGTGGGGCGGGCCCGTCGGCCCTGGCACTCCTTCGCCCTCACCGCCGTGCTGCTCGGCGGCCTGCCGCTCGCCGGGGGCGCGGCGCTCGCGCCCGGCTCCCACACCGCTGATCCGGGCACCCTGGGGCTGCTCGTGCCGGCCCTGCTCGTGGTCACCGTGCCGCTCGTGGGCGTCCAGGCGTGGATCTGGCACACCTTCCGGCACCGCGTGACCGGACCGTCCTACCTCTGA
- a CDS encoding AI-2E family transporter, translating to MPRWLPRALVLALALYACFQLGSWAFHQLIGLLVNILLAFFLALAIEPAVGRMAARGMRRGLATFIVFFAVLAIGVGFVVLLGSMLAGQIVDIFENFPKYLDSLINWINQHFHTELSRVAVQDSVLRSDWLQKYVQNSAAGVLDVSATLLGGLFKLLTIFLFAFYFAADGPRLRRALCSVLPPSRQTEVLRAWEIAVDKTGGYLYSRGLMALISGVAHFVLFEILGVPYAPALAVWVGLVSQFIPTIGTYLAGALPMLIAFTVDPWYALWVLCFVVVYQQFENYVLQPKLTSKTVDIHPAVAFGSVIAGTALLGAVGALIAIPAVATLQAFLGAYVKRYDVTDDPRVHGHRRYGEAVVARLQKALHHKKEKERKQRHEAERRARRRDQGQGEV from the coding sequence ATGCCGCGCTGGCTGCCCCGGGCCCTGGTGCTCGCCCTCGCCCTCTACGCCTGCTTCCAACTGGGCAGCTGGGCGTTCCACCAGCTCATCGGCCTCCTCGTCAACATCCTGCTCGCCTTCTTCCTGGCCCTCGCCATCGAGCCGGCCGTCGGCCGCATGGCGGCGCGCGGAATGCGCCGGGGGCTCGCCACCTTCATCGTCTTCTTCGCCGTCCTGGCCATCGGCGTCGGCTTCGTCGTGCTCCTCGGCTCGATGCTCGCCGGCCAGATCGTCGACATCTTCGAGAACTTCCCCAAGTACCTCGACTCGCTGATCAACTGGATCAACCAGCACTTCCACACCGAGCTGTCCCGGGTCGCGGTCCAGGACAGCGTGCTGCGCTCCGACTGGCTCCAGAAGTACGTGCAGAACAGCGCGGCCGGTGTCCTGGACGTCTCCGCCACCCTCCTCGGCGGCCTCTTCAAGCTCCTGACGATCTTCCTCTTCGCGTTCTACTTCGCCGCCGACGGGCCCCGGCTGCGCAGGGCGCTGTGCTCGGTGCTGCCCCCGAGCCGGCAGACCGAGGTGCTGCGCGCCTGGGAGATCGCCGTCGACAAGACCGGCGGCTACCTCTACTCGCGCGGCCTGATGGCGCTGATCTCCGGCGTGGCGCACTTCGTGCTCTTCGAGATCCTGGGCGTGCCCTACGCGCCCGCGCTCGCCGTCTGGGTCGGTCTGGTCTCGCAGTTCATCCCGACGATCGGCACGTATCTGGCCGGGGCCCTGCCGATGCTGATCGCCTTCACCGTGGACCCCTGGTACGCGCTGTGGGTGCTGTGCTTCGTGGTCGTCTACCAGCAGTTCGAGAACTACGTGCTGCAGCCGAAGCTGACCTCCAAGACCGTCGACATCCATCCGGCCGTGGCCTTCGGTTCCGTCATCGCCGGCACCGCGCTGCTCGGCGCGGTCGGTGCCCTGATCGCCATCCCCGCCGTCGCCACCCTGCAGGCGTTCCTCGGCGCCTATGTGAAGCGGTACGACGTGACGGACGACCCGCGCGTCCACGGCCACCGGCGGTACGGGGAGGCCGTCGTCGCCCGGCTCCAGAAGGCGCTGCACCACAAGAAGGAGAAGGAGCGGAAGCAGCGGCACGAGGCGGAGCGCCGGGCGCGGCGGCGCGACCAGGGGCAGGGCGAGGTCTAG
- a CDS encoding DUF3046 domain-containing protein, whose amino-acid sequence MRLTIFWERMSEHFGAAYAETFARDHVMTELGGRTVHEALDAGWEAKDVWRAVCAAVGVPAEKR is encoded by the coding sequence ATGCGGTTGACGATTTTCTGGGAACGGATGTCGGAGCACTTCGGTGCGGCCTACGCCGAGACCTTCGCGCGGGACCATGTGATGACCGAGCTCGGCGGACGGACGGTGCACGAGGCGCTGGACGCGGGCTGGGAGGCCAAGGACGTGTGGCGGGCGGTCTGCGCGGCCGTCGGCGTACCGGCCGAGAAGCGATGA
- a CDS encoding AzlD domain-containing protein, with the protein MNVWLAIALTAAGCYLVKLLGLLVPADTLERPLVQRLAALVPVALLAALTAQQTFSAQGALTVDARAAGLAAAALALVLRAPFLVVVGAAVLVTAGARALGG; encoded by the coding sequence ATGAACGTCTGGCTCGCCATCGCGCTCACCGCCGCCGGCTGCTACCTGGTGAAACTCCTCGGCCTGCTCGTCCCCGCCGACACCCTGGAACGCCCCCTCGTCCAGCGGCTCGCGGCCCTGGTCCCCGTCGCCCTGCTGGCCGCGCTCACGGCCCAGCAGACCTTCAGCGCCCAGGGCGCCCTCACCGTCGACGCCCGGGCCGCCGGACTCGCCGCCGCGGCCCTCGCGCTGGTCCTCAGGGCTCCGTTCCTCGTGGTCGTCGGCGCGGCCGTCCTCGTCACGGCGGGGGCCAGGGCCCTGGGCGGCTGA
- a CDS encoding AzlC family ABC transporter permease, translating to MAQRTASSPSVRGGGPAAEPKSDGAVVRDALGVGIAVGLSGFAFGVTSAGSGLTLLQTCALSLLVFTGASQFALVGALAAGGNPFTAAAGAFFVGTRNAFYGLRLSQLLALRPLVRPLAAQAVIDETTAVALAQPDRRTARIGFTVTGLTLYVLWNVTTLLGALGAEAIGDTSAWGLDAAGPAVFLALLAPMLRSTTERATAALAVLLGLGLLPVLPAGVPVLAAALAAPAVLWFHGRRLGSGHLRGGRSGEGEGRSGRPGEDAR from the coding sequence GTGGCACAACGGACAGCATCATCACCCTCAGTAAGAGGAGGCGGGCCGGCAGCGGAGCCCAAGAGCGACGGGGCCGTCGTGCGCGACGCCCTCGGCGTCGGCATCGCCGTCGGACTCTCCGGCTTCGCCTTCGGCGTGACCTCGGCCGGATCCGGCCTCACCCTGCTCCAGACCTGCGCGCTCAGCCTGCTGGTGTTCACCGGCGCCTCGCAGTTCGCCCTGGTCGGCGCCCTCGCGGCGGGCGGCAACCCGTTCACCGCCGCCGCCGGAGCCTTCTTCGTCGGCACCCGCAACGCCTTCTACGGCCTGCGGCTGTCCCAGCTGCTCGCGCTGCGCCCGCTCGTGCGGCCGCTCGCCGCGCAAGCGGTGATCGACGAGACGACGGCCGTCGCCCTCGCCCAGCCGGACCGCAGGACCGCGCGCATCGGCTTCACGGTCACCGGCCTGACCCTGTACGTGCTGTGGAACGTCACCACGCTGCTCGGCGCGCTCGGCGCCGAGGCCATCGGCGACACCAGCGCGTGGGGCCTGGACGCGGCCGGGCCTGCGGTCTTCCTCGCGCTGCTCGCGCCCATGCTGAGGAGCACCACGGAGCGCGCCACCGCCGCCCTCGCGGTCCTGCTCGGCCTCGGCCTGCTCCCCGTCCTGCCGGCCGGCGTTCCCGTCCTGGCCGCCGCGCTCGCCGCACCGGCGGTGCTGTGGTTCCACGGGCGCCGCCTCGGCAGCGGGCATCTCCGGGGCGGCCGCTCCGGAGAGGGCGAGGGCCGTTCCGGGCGCCCGGGGGAGGACGCCCGATGA
- a CDS encoding AraC family transcriptional regulator, with amino-acid sequence MDLLHAHYIRKSFSRHTHESFVFAAITEGVEAFHYGSDLVHAGPGQIALVNPDTPHTGHAGVPEGWTYRTIYPDAELIRSIAADTIALRGDIGFTAPVVDDPYAAQLVIGVHRAAEEGNALAADSLLRLVTARMLRSHGGRVRSPAPLAAGARDAARARALLEERMADPPTLERLAAELGTSPFALLRAFRAAYGMPPHTWLTDARVRRARRLLDAGTPPAEAAVAVGFTDQPHLNRHFTRSVGVPPGAYQRARAARTYKTGRRPSP; translated from the coding sequence GTGGATCTGCTGCACGCGCACTACATACGGAAGTCCTTCTCCCGGCACACCCACGAGAGCTTCGTCTTCGCCGCCATCACCGAGGGCGTCGAGGCCTTCCACTACGGAAGCGACCTCGTCCACGCGGGCCCGGGCCAAATCGCGCTGGTCAACCCCGACACCCCGCACACCGGGCACGCCGGGGTGCCCGAGGGATGGACCTACCGCACCATCTACCCCGACGCCGAGCTGATCCGCTCCATCGCCGCCGACACCATCGCGCTGCGCGGCGACATCGGCTTCACGGCCCCCGTCGTCGACGACCCGTACGCCGCCCAGCTCGTCATCGGCGTCCACCGCGCCGCCGAAGAGGGCAACGCGCTCGCCGCCGACAGCCTGCTGCGGCTGGTCACCGCGCGGATGCTGCGCAGCCACGGCGGCCGGGTACGGTCCCCGGCGCCCCTCGCGGCCGGGGCACGGGACGCGGCACGGGCGCGTGCCCTCCTGGAGGAGCGGATGGCCGACCCGCCGACCCTGGAACGGCTCGCGGCCGAGCTCGGCACCAGTCCCTTCGCGCTGCTGCGGGCCTTCCGCGCCGCGTACGGGATGCCGCCGCACACCTGGCTCACCGACGCCCGGGTGCGGCGGGCCCGCCGGCTCCTGGACGCGGGCACGCCCCCGGCGGAGGCCGCCGTCGCGGTCGGCTTCACCGACCAGCCCCACCTGAACCGGCACTTCACCCGCAGCGTGGGCGTGCCCCCGGGCGCCTACCAGCGGGCCAGGGCCGCAAGAACGTACAAGACCGGGCGCCGACCGTCCCCGTAA
- a CDS encoding ATP-dependent helicase: MARSALDSFSPATRSWFTGAFTAPTAAQEGAWQAIGAGSDVLVVAPTGSGKTLAAFLASLDRLAATPPPADARKRCRVLYVSPLKALAVDVERNLRSPLTGIRQESVRLGLPEPDVKVGIRSGDTPPAERRALATRPPDILITTPESLFLMLTSATRDALAGVETVILDEVHAVAGTKRGAHLALSLERLDELLPRPARRIGLSATVRPVEEVARYLSPQRKVEIVQPPSGKEFDLSVVVPVEDMGELGGSPASAGTEGGDRPSIWPHVEERIADLVQAHRSTIVFANSRRLAERLCNRLNEIAYERATGEALPEGSPPAEIMAQSGAAQGAPPLLARAHHGSVSKEQRAQVEEDLKAGRLPAVVATSSLELGIDMGAVDLVVQVESPPSVASGLQRVGRAGHQVGAVSTGVVFPKYRGDLVQSAVVTERMRSGSIESLRVPANPLDVLAQQLVAMVALDSWQVDDLLATVRRAAPFAALPESAFTAVLDMLAGRYPSDAFAELRPRVVWDRVTGTVTGRPGAQRLAVTSGGTIPDRGLFGVFLAGSDPKKGGGRVGELDEEMVYESRVGDVFTLGTTSWRIEDITRDRVLVSPAPGVPGRLPFWKGDQLGRPLELGRAVGAFLREVGALAPDDARLRLLAAGLDAWAAENVVAYLAEQRESCGHVPDDRTILVERFRDELGDWRVVIHSPFGAQVHAPWALALGARLAERYGMDAQVMHADDGIVLRLPDADLMGLDLLDHDPVDPGRFADTTYDSDQAPIGAGDVAFDRGEIEQIVTDQVGGSALFASRFRECAARALLLPKRNPGKRTPLWQQRQRAAQLLQVASEFGSFPIVLEAVRECLQDVFDVPGLRELMGDIESRRVRLVEVTTPEPSPFARSLLFGYVAQFLYEGDSPLAERRAAALSLDSRLLAELLGQAELRELLDADVLTELERELQWLTEDRRIKDVEGVADVLRVLGPLTGAELAARGAEAGWAEELARARRAIRVRIAGADHWAAIEDAGRLRDALGTALPVGVPEAFTEPVKDPLGDLLARYARTHGPFTSAQAAARFGLGAAVTDGALHRLAGAGRVVQGEFHPSGIGQEWCDAAVLRRLRRRSLAALRHELEPVPPAALATFLPQWQHLGSSSVRGIDGLARAIEQLQGAPVPASALEKLVLPSRVRDYSPALLDELTTTGEVVWAGAGALPGKDGWISLYLADAAPLLLPPAHPLELTGLHESVLTTLSGGYGLFFRQIADQVRATTHPDATDPQLADALWDLAWSGRLTNDTLAPLRALLGSGRTAGSTAHRARRTVPRGRYGTLSAAARTASRTGPPTVSGRWSLLPPLEPEPTHRAHALARTLLDRHGVVTRGAVAAEGVEGGFSATYRILSAFEDSGQARRGYVVEGLGAAQFAMDGAVDRLRAAANARDRGAEEGAGPQAVVLAAADPANAYGAALPWPEPPSGAGHKPGRKAGALVVLVDGELTLYMERGGKTLLSWPDDPESPALRAAAEALAAAASAGSLGTVTVERLNGATALTSPLARALETAGFHATPRGLRLRA, encoded by the coding sequence ATGGCCAGGTCCGCACTCGACTCGTTCTCCCCCGCCACCCGCAGCTGGTTCACCGGGGCCTTCACCGCGCCCACCGCGGCGCAGGAGGGCGCCTGGCAGGCGATCGGCGCGGGCTCGGACGTGCTCGTCGTCGCGCCGACCGGTTCCGGCAAGACGCTCGCCGCTTTCCTCGCCTCCCTCGACCGGCTGGCGGCCACGCCCCCGCCCGCCGACGCCAGGAAGCGCTGCCGGGTGCTGTACGTGTCTCCGCTGAAGGCGCTCGCCGTCGACGTGGAGCGCAATCTGCGCTCCCCGCTGACCGGCATCCGCCAGGAGTCGGTCCGGCTCGGACTGCCCGAGCCGGACGTGAAGGTCGGCATCCGCTCCGGTGACACTCCGCCCGCCGAGCGCCGGGCGCTGGCGACCCGGCCGCCGGACATCCTGATCACCACGCCCGAGTCGCTGTTCCTGATGCTGACCTCGGCCACGCGCGACGCCCTCGCGGGCGTCGAGACGGTCATCCTCGACGAGGTGCACGCCGTCGCCGGGACGAAGCGCGGCGCGCATCTGGCGCTCTCCCTGGAGCGGCTGGACGAGCTGCTGCCCCGCCCGGCGCGCCGGATCGGCCTGTCGGCGACGGTCCGGCCGGTGGAGGAGGTGGCCCGCTACCTCTCTCCGCAGCGGAAGGTGGAGATCGTCCAGCCCCCGTCGGGCAAGGAGTTCGACCTCTCCGTGGTCGTGCCCGTGGAGGACATGGGCGAGCTGGGCGGCTCCCCCGCCTCGGCGGGCACCGAGGGCGGCGACAGGCCGTCGATCTGGCCGCATGTGGAGGAGCGGATCGCCGACCTCGTGCAGGCCCACCGCTCGACCATCGTCTTCGCCAACTCCCGCCGGCTCGCCGAGCGGCTGTGCAACCGGCTCAACGAGATCGCGTACGAGCGGGCCACCGGCGAGGCCCTGCCCGAGGGATCCCCGCCCGCCGAGATCATGGCCCAGTCGGGTGCCGCGCAGGGTGCCCCGCCGCTGCTGGCCCGCGCGCACCACGGCTCGGTCTCCAAGGAGCAGCGCGCCCAGGTCGAGGAGGACCTGAAGGCGGGCCGGCTGCCCGCCGTGGTGGCCACGTCCAGCCTGGAGCTGGGCATCGACATGGGCGCGGTGGACCTGGTCGTGCAGGTGGAGTCGCCCCCTTCGGTCGCCTCCGGGCTCCAGCGCGTGGGCCGCGCGGGCCACCAGGTGGGGGCGGTCTCCACCGGTGTGGTCTTCCCCAAGTACCGCGGCGACCTGGTGCAGTCGGCGGTGGTCACCGAGCGGATGCGCAGCGGCTCCATCGAGTCGCTGCGGGTGCCGGCGAACCCGCTGGACGTGCTCGCCCAGCAGCTGGTGGCGATGGTCGCCCTGGACAGCTGGCAGGTGGACGACCTCCTCGCGACGGTCCGCCGGGCGGCCCCGTTCGCGGCGCTCCCGGAGTCGGCGTTCACGGCGGTCCTGGACATGCTGGCCGGACGCTATCCCTCGGACGCCTTCGCCGAGCTGCGCCCGCGCGTGGTGTGGGACCGGGTCACGGGGACGGTCACGGGCCGGCCCGGCGCACAGCGCCTCGCCGTCACCTCGGGCGGCACGATCCCCGACCGGGGCCTGTTCGGGGTGTTCCTGGCGGGCTCGGACCCGAAGAAGGGCGGCGGCCGGGTCGGCGAGCTGGACGAGGAGATGGTCTACGAGTCGCGGGTCGGCGACGTCTTCACGCTGGGCACGACGTCCTGGCGGATCGAGGACATCACCCGTGACCGGGTGCTGGTGTCGCCCGCGCCGGGCGTGCCGGGGCGGTTGCCGTTCTGGAAGGGCGACCAGCTGGGGCGGCCGCTGGAACTGGGCCGGGCGGTGGGCGCGTTCCTGCGGGAGGTGGGTGCCCTCGCGCCCGACGACGCCCGCCTCAGGCTGCTGGCCGCCGGGCTCGACGCGTGGGCGGCGGAGAACGTGGTGGCGTATCTCGCCGAGCAGCGCGAGTCCTGCGGCCACGTGCCGGACGACCGGACGATCCTGGTGGAGCGGTTCCGCGACGAGCTCGGCGACTGGCGGGTGGTCATCCACTCCCCGTTCGGCGCGCAGGTCCACGCCCCGTGGGCGCTGGCGCTCGGCGCCCGGCTCGCCGAGCGGTACGGGATGGACGCCCAGGTCATGCACGCCGACGACGGGATCGTGCTGCGGCTGCCGGACGCGGACCTGATGGGCCTGGACCTGCTCGACCACGACCCCGTGGACCCGGGCCGGTTCGCCGACACCACGTACGACAGCGATCAGGCGCCGATCGGCGCGGGCGACGTCGCCTTCGACCGGGGTGAGATCGAGCAGATCGTCACCGACCAGGTCGGCGGCTCCGCCCTGTTCGCCTCCCGGTTCAGGGAGTGCGCGGCGCGCGCCCTGCTGCTGCCCAAGCGCAATCCGGGCAAGCGCACCCCGCTGTGGCAGCAGCGGCAGCGGGCCGCGCAGCTGCTCCAGGTGGCGAGCGAGTTCGGTTCGTTCCCGATCGTCCTGGAGGCGGTCCGCGAGTGCCTCCAGGACGTCTTCGACGTGCCGGGCCTGCGGGAGCTGATGGGGGACATCGAGTCCCGCCGGGTGCGGCTCGTGGAGGTCACCACTCCCGAGCCGTCTCCGTTCGCCCGCTCCCTGCTCTTCGGTTACGTGGCCCAGTTCCTGTACGAGGGCGACTCACCGCTCGCCGAGCGGCGGGCGGCGGCGCTGTCCCTGGACTCGCGGCTGCTGGCCGAACTGCTCGGGCAGGCCGAGCTGCGGGAGCTGCTCGACGCGGACGTCCTCACCGAGCTGGAGCGGGAGCTGCAGTGGCTCACCGAGGACCGGCGGATCAAGGACGTGGAGGGCGTCGCCGACGTGCTGCGGGTCCTCGGGCCGCTGACCGGCGCGGAGCTGGCCGCGCGGGGCGCCGAGGCCGGCTGGGCGGAGGAACTGGCCCGGGCCCGGCGGGCGATCCGGGTGCGGATCGCGGGCGCGGACCACTGGGCGGCGATCGAGGACGCGGGCCGCCTGCGGGACGCGCTCGGCACGGCGCTGCCGGTGGGCGTGCCGGAGGCGTTCACGGAGCCGGTGAAGGACCCGCTGGGCGACCTCCTCGCCCGCTACGCCCGTACCCACGGCCCGTTCACCTCCGCCCAGGCCGCGGCCCGCTTCGGCCTGGGCGCGGCCGTCACGGACGGGGCGCTGCACCGGCTGGCCGGTGCCGGGCGGGTCGTGCAGGGCGAGTTCCACCCGTCCGGCATCGGCCAGGAGTGGTGCGACGCCGCCGTCCTGCGCCGGCTGCGCCGCCGCTCCCTCGCGGCCCTGCGCCACGAGCTGGAGCCGGTGCCGCCGGCCGCGCTCGCCACCTTCCTGCCCCAGTGGCAGCACCTGGGGAGCAGCAGCGTGCGCGGCATCGACGGTCTGGCGCGGGCGATCGAGCAGCTCCAGGGCGCGCCGGTGCCGGCCTCGGCCCTGGAGAAGCTCGTCCTGCCCTCGCGGGTGCGGGACTACTCCCCCGCGCTCCTCGACGAGCTGACCACGACCGGCGAGGTCGTCTGGGCGGGCGCCGGGGCCCTGCCCGGCAAGGACGGCTGGATCTCGCTCTACCTGGCCGACGCGGCGCCGCTGCTCCTGCCCCCGGCCCACCCCCTGGAGCTCACCGGGCTGCACGAGTCCGTCCTGACCACCCTGTCCGGGGGGTACGGGCTGTTCTTCCGCCAGATCGCCGACCAGGTGCGGGCCACGACCCACCCGGACGCGACGGATCCGCAGCTGGCGGACGCGCTGTGGGACCTGGCCTGGTCGGGCCGGCTCACCAACGACACGCTGGCCCCGCTGCGCGCCCTCCTGGGCTCGGGCCGCACGGCCGGCTCCACGGCGCACCGCGCCCGCCGCACGGTCCCCCGCGGCCGGTACGGGACGCTGAGCGCCGCCGCCCGCACGGCCTCCCGCACCGGGCCGCCCACGGTGAGCGGCCGCTGGTCGCTGCTGCCCCCGCTGGAGCCGGAGCCCACCCACCGGGCGCACGCCCTGGCCCGCACGCTCCTGGACCGGCACGGGGTGGTCACCCGGGGCGCGGTCGCCGCCGAGGGTGTGGAGGGCGGCTTCTCGGCGACGTACCGGATCCTGTCCGCCTTCGAGGACAGCGGCCAGGCCCGCCGGGGCTATGTGGTGGAGGGGCTCGGCGCGGCCCAGTTCGCCATGGACGGGGCCGTGGACCGGCTGCGCGCGGCGGCGAACGCCCGGGACCGGGGGGCCGAGGAGGGCGCGGGTCCCCAGGCGGTGGTCCTCGCGGCGGCCGACCCGGCGAACGCGTACGGGGCCGCCCTGCCCTGGCCCGAGCCGCCGTCGGGCGCGGGCCACAAGCCGGGGCGCAAGGCGGGTGCCCTGGTCGTCCTGGTGGACGGCGAGCTCACGCTCTACATGGAGCGGGGCGGAAAGACGCTGCTGTCCTGGCCGGACGACCCGGAGTCCCCCGCGTTGCGGGCGGCGGCGGAGGCCCTGGCGGCAGCGGCGTCGGCGGGCTCGCTCGGCACGGTCACGGTGGAGCGCCTCAACGGGGCGACCGCCCTCACCTCACCCCTCGCCCGGGCCCTGGAGACCGCCGGTTTCCACGCCACCCCCCGCGGCCTGCGCCTGCGCGCGTGA